From Falco naumanni isolate bFalNau1 chromosome 4, bFalNau1.pat, whole genome shotgun sequence:
GGGCCCCAGGCCCCCCTGTCCTCCCGGCCCGCTGCGTGCCCGGCCCTGCCATCTCCCGGTACGTGCCGGGCCCCGCCGTAGCCCCCCCCGGTTCGTGTCCGGCCCCTCCATAGCCTCCCAGTTGATGCCCAGTCTCTCCATAGCCCCCCCAGTTCGTGCCCGGCCCCTCCATAGCTCCCCGGTGGATGCCCAGTCTCTTCATAGCCCCCCCCAGTTCGTGCCCGGACCCTCCATAACCCCCCCCGTTCGTGCCCAGACCCCCCATAAGCCCCCCAGTTCGTGCCCGGACCCTCCATAGCCCCCCGGTTGATGCCTAGTCTCTCCATAGCCGCCCTGGTTCGTGCCCAGTCTCTCCGTAGCCCCCCCGCTTCATGCCCGGCCCCTCCATAACCCCCCTGGTTCGTGCCTGGCCCCTCCATAGCCCCCCGGTTGGTGCCTAGCCTCTCCATAACCCCCCCAGTTCGTACCCCGTCTCTCCGTAGCACCCTTGCTTCATGCCAAGCCCCTCCATAGCCCCCTGGTTGATGCCCAGTCTCTCCGTAACCCCCCTGTCTCTCCATAGCCCCCCGGTTCGTGCCCAGCCCTCCAGTAGCCCCCCGGTTGGTGCCCAGTCTCTCCATAGCCCCCCAGTTCCTGCCCGGCCCCCCCATAGCCCCTCGACCCTGTGCCCATCCCACTGTagccctcccaccccagcagagccctcTCCCTACGTCCCGGGTGGGTACCGGGACACAGCGGGGCTGCCTCTGTCTCCACAGGTTCCTGGCCTCCAAGGAGCAGTTCCATGCCTACCTGCGGGCCGGCGGGCGGCCGGGTggcgaggaggaggaagaggtggaggaggagggagaggagaagaaggaggcCAGCGGCTGCGAGAGCGAGCCCCCCGCCAAGCGGGTGAAGCCAGAGGAGCTCAGTGAGGATGGGGAAAGCCAAGAGGatgcaggagcagaggagaaggagccCGTGGAGCGCAGGCGGGCGCGGGGGCAGAACAAGAGCAGGCCGTGCATGAAACCCACCTGCTACGAGCAGCGCAGGCTGTGCCCATCGGTAACGCAGGTAGGGCAGCGGGGGCCCTGCTCCGCGCTGGGACAGGGGGTCTGGGACCCTGCGGGGCCCTTCCTGCTCAAGGACGGGCTGCATTGACATTTAAGTCTAGGAAAGCACATGGAAGGTAGAGCCACGTAGGGGACACTCCGGGCAGGGAGGgcatggctgtgctggcagaacCGCCTCCgtcagctggctggggagggtgaAGTGGGATGAGCTGAGAAGAACAAGTGTCAGCTTCCCTGACATGTAGCACTGAAATATCCCCTCAAGTGGGCACATCACTGCCCTTCTGCAGCACGTTCCTGGGAGTGTTTCAGGGGGCAGCGACATGGGGAGTGAGGGGCGCTCGGAGCAGTTTTGGCCCCTGGCTGGGCCGGGGCAGACCCAGGCTCATCTGGCTTGTGCTGGAAGGTACAGGCACGCCCGGGCAGGCAAGCGGGGGGCAGAGGTTTTAACCTCCTCTTCATTGTTCTAAGGGGTGTGCAGAGAAGTGCTACTTTGGGCCGCGATGCCGCTTCCTTCACGACATCGGCGAGTACATGGCCACCAAGCCGGCTGACCTGGGGCGCAGCTGCGTGCTCTTTGAAACCTTCGGCAAGTGCGCTTATGGCGTGACGTGCCGCTTCGCCCAGGCCCACCTCGGGGATGGCTACCAGAACATCGTCAATGCAGATCTGACCAAGCAGTGGGAAGGGAAGTCGCTGGTGAGGAACAACCTCTCCAAGGacctccagcaccagctgcgCAAGAGGAAGTTCAGCTTCAAGAAGGCTGACGAGTATCTCCGTGGTTTGGCCAAGCCCCACAGCGATGGTGGGAAGGGAGGCAAAGCCACGGGgtgctctgcagagaagcaagAGGTGTCCAACTGCGCAACACCCCAGGAGAGCCTGGGGGACAGCCCCGAATGTCCTGTGCTGCCAGTGCAGGGAGAAGATCCCAAAACAGACACCTCACAGAGTCCCAGCCCCACGGGCCGCCAGGAGGCTTCCTCCATCAAAACAGTGGGCCCGCTGACAGACGAAGACACGATAAAGCTGCGATCGTGTGAGAAGAAGAAGGTGAGAGTTTGATCGAGGGCTGCCATCTCTTGTGTGCCTGTCAAGTGGTTGAGATTGTGCTTGGGAAGACAGAAGAGACCTCTTAGCTGGGTGAGAGGCAGGCAGAGGACAGAGTTGCCTGGGCACTGCGTTCCTGAGGGGAAGGATGTGGGAAGGTGAGCTCTGGGGGCTGTGGTGGTGTCCTTGGAGGGGTGAAAACCAAGAGAAGCTGCAGCCCCTTGTGCCTGGTGGAGGGTAGGGGCTGAGTTGTGTGAGGGTGGGGATGTTCCGCAAGGAGAGCtgaggctggggctggtgcgTTTGTGTGTGCTGCATGGTCCTCTCCCGGGGTGAGAGCATTgccttcatcctcctcctcatcaCCTCCGTCCTTGCATCCATTAGCCAGCCTGTCTAGCCCCTGTATCTGTAACTGCTTTGAGTTTTCTCCAAGCTGAGCAGTGCAAACAGATTGGTTCaagttttggtttctttatCCAAATGATATGTTCTCAGGGAATAGTTGAAGTTCTTGAATAAAACGGGTGGTTTTCTGGGTTTCCCACTGAGTTTTATCCAAGGCAAATGATAAAATTATTAGCTGGAACATCTTCCCATTTAACCACTTCTGGTTCAGCTCTGCTAACACGCTCCTCCATCcttgtgttttttccagctggaaatCCAAGGCAAGCTCTACTTGGCTCCACTGACCACGGTAGGTAAATGTCTGTCCTGTTGTCAAAATGTGCCGTTGCCACCTTTGGAACAGAGCAAATCTCCTGACAAACCAtctctctgctgcctcttccagTGCGGTAACCTCCCTTTCCGAAGGATATGCAAGCGCTTCGGGGCAGATGTCACCTGTGGAGAGATGGCTGTGTGTACAAACCTGCTCCAGGGCCAGTCCTCCGAGTGGGCTCTCCTCAAACGGCATCATACCGAAGATATTTTTGGGGTGCAGGTGAGTGCTATCATCTTGATAACCAAACAAATGGTAACTCGattcagaggagaaaagctgcttcttgAACCCGTGCAACCTGTCCCCCTTTGGTAGCTGGAGGGAGCGTTCCCAGACACGATGACCAAGTGTGCAGAGCTCCTGAACCAGACAATTGAAGTGGACTTTGTAGATATCAATGTTGGCTGTCCCATTGATTTGGTCTACAAGAAGGTAAGAAGATGTTCTGCGGCGTGTTTTGCTTCCTTCGGTAGATGTTTGTGTGACCTGCCAGTCTGACCCAGAGCTCCCCGTGCATTTTATGGGCACTAGACTTGAGCGAGAAGGCAAATCAGCGGTCCAAAGAGCAGGGGACGGTTGCTGTCTCTGCCTGTCAGAGGCAGaagttggaaagaaaaagagctgtAAGACTTTCTCCAAGTCTTGAGATGCTGCAAGCCCTACCTGCATCCCCTGAGCAGAGGGCTGCTGTTGGGCAGCTCCATGGAGGGTCTTCACTACGCAAGGAGGCAGAGAGTCTTGACTGCGCCACGTTTTGTCCCCTAGGGAGGAGGCTGTGCTCTGATGACTCGGTCCAACAAGTTTGAACAGATCGTCCGAGGGATGAACTCGGTGAGTCAGAGCACCTGCCAGCGGTGGGAGATGAGCTGATGGAGCCATCTCatgccccagcctggcctcatTCTCCCGTTTCTGCAGGTGCTGGATGTCCCCCTGACTGTGAAGATACGGACAGGAGTGCAAGAAAAGATTAATGTGGCTCATAAAATAATCCCCAAGATCCGGGAGTGGGGAGCATCCATGGTCACGGTACAGGGATTACTTGCTGTGGTGTGAGATTGTTGGCTGGTGTCGGGGGGGCTCTGCTTGCATGTCAGCCTAGAGCACAATGTGGGGGTGACCTTACCCTTCCCCAAACTGAGTAGCTGTTTCAAGCACCTTTGGCGAGCTGTGTACTACCTCTTAGCATTTTCTGCTAATGACAGACAAAAATCCAGATGCAGAGAGTATTTTCCTCGGTGCTGCTGAGCCTTGCATCCGTTACAGAGGGAGATGGTTCCTGCAGTGCCCTGGAACAGAGGTTTCAGCCAAATAAGCCTCatcacagcagggctggggaagcgATGGGACCAGCCCATCGGCACGGGGATGGGTAGTTCCTGCCCACAGGAAATATTCCCCTTCCCTGTGAACAGTCACATTCGGTGAGGGCTCACTGCCactttcttccccagcttcaCGGCCGCTCCCGGGAGCAGCGGTACACGAGGGGTGCTGACTGGGACTACATAGCAGAATGTGCAAAAATAGCGAGCCCCATGCCTCTTTTTGGTAGGTCTTTCTGTTGTTCTGTCACGTGGGCTGGAAAAGCTGCATGTTTGATTTCagatatctttaaaaaatacgAGAATAGGCTCCCAAGGACATTCAGCCTGGGGGAAAGGTTGGGGTATCCCTACATGATGCAGCAGCTCCGGTGCAGCCCGGATCTGCCCATGTGCTTGGGCCAGACGAGAGGAGCGCTGAGCAGAGTAGGAggggaggggacaggcaggaTACAGAGCACTTGGTTTTTAGCAGGTGCTTTCTCCCTTGGGCACTGTGGCACAAAGATTCCCAGCTAAACCTTCAGGGTaagagctgggaggggagaaggctctgcttttccttgtaAGGGGAACGTTAATCCAGAACATCCCTGAAAGTCTCAACAGGAGCCCCAGAGCCCCTTTGGACAGTCTGGCTTTTGGACCTTGTGTCCATTTTGAATTTTATCCCATGCCTGGATTAACTCATTTTGACTTGCCCTCACGTATCCCTTTGACCTCTGGCTTCTCCCTTCTGGACAGGAAACGGTGATATTTTGTCGTACGAAGATGCTAATCGAGCCATGCAGATGGGCGTTTCGGGGGTTATGATTGCAAGGCAAGTGCCTGTGGTTCCCCTTTGCTTCTGAGCTCTGTTGgtgcaagaggaaaaatggaatttaaaatatacctaagcaaacccaaaacatgAGATCTTTCCTCTTGGTGAAACTACTCTGAAAATTAGTAAAGTCATTTTGCATCTGTGGGAGCTTAGAGCAGCTTCCTGTTGAAATTGAGAAAGTAAAGCAGCGTCGGCTGCACGTGAGTCTCTTAAATTAACTGGCATCCTCGGAAACATCAGTCATGGGAATAACAATGCACATTTTTTTGGGGCTACAGAGGGGCACTCATCAAACCATGgcttttcactgaaatgaaggAGCAGAGACACTGGGATATCTCCTCCAGCGAAAGATTTGATGTCCTCAAAGACTTCACCAACTATGGCCTTGAGCACTGGGGGTCAGATACTCAGGG
This genomic window contains:
- the DUS3L gene encoding tRNA-dihydrouridine(47) synthase [NAD(P)(+)]-like, with product MAAAGVAPVRARFLASKEQFHAYLRAGGRPGGEEEEEVEEEGEEKKEASGCESEPPAKRVKPEELSEDGESQEDAGAEEKEPVERRRARGQNKSRPCMKPTCYEQRRLCPSVTQGCAEKCYFGPRCRFLHDIGEYMATKPADLGRSCVLFETFGKCAYGVTCRFAQAHLGDGYQNIVNADLTKQWEGKSLVRNNLSKDLQHQLRKRKFSFKKADEYLRGLAKPHSDGGKGGKATGCSAEKQEVSNCATPQESLGDSPECPVLPVQGEDPKTDTSQSPSPTGRQEASSIKTVGPLTDEDTIKLRSCEKKKLEIQGKLYLAPLTTCGNLPFRRICKRFGADVTCGEMAVCTNLLQGQSSEWALLKRHHTEDIFGVQLEGAFPDTMTKCAELLNQTIEVDFVDINVGCPIDLVYKKGGGCALMTRSNKFEQIVRGMNSVLDVPLTVKIRTGVQEKINVAHKIIPKIREWGASMVTLHGRSREQRYTRGADWDYIAECAKIASPMPLFGNGDILSYEDANRAMQMGVSGVMIARGALIKPWLFTEMKEQRHWDISSSERFDVLKDFTNYGLEHWGSDTQGVEKTRKFLLEWLSFLCRYIPVGLLEHLPQKINERPPYYMGRDYLETLMASQNVDDWIKISEMLLGPVPTSFTFLPKHKANSYR